A genomic region of Arvicola amphibius chromosome 7, mArvAmp1.2, whole genome shotgun sequence contains the following coding sequences:
- the LOC119818997 gene encoding nuclear export mediator factor Nemf yields MQIKPAEDILTYEEFHPFLFSQHLQCPYIEFESFDKEKQALKKLDNVRKDHETRLEALQQAQEIDKLKGELIEMNLQIVDRAIQVVRSALANQIDWTEIGLIVKEAQAQGDPVASAIKELKLQTNHVTMLLRNPYLLSEEEDGDGDASVESSDAEPPKGKKKKSKQQPQKLQRNKPLLVDVDLSLSAYANAKKYYDHKRYAAKKTQRTVEAAEKAFKSAEKKTKQTLKEVQTVTSIQKARKVYWFEKFLWFISSENYLIIGGRDQQQNEIIVKRYLTPGDIYVHADLHGATSCVIKNPTGEPIPPRTLTEAGTMALCYSAAWDARVITSAWWVYHHQVSKTAPTGEYLTTGSFMIRGKKNFLPPSYLMMGFSFLFKVDESCVWRHRGERKVRTQDEDMETLTSCTSELVSEEMEQLEGGDSSEDDKEGLHETPVEVELVTQGDQEVAVQSGRDELSEELIQEESSEDGESKEVTKDEEPVGEMKGEEEDMLDYPDTTIDLSHLQSQRPLQKLATREESSNASDSKSHSRRHLSAKERREMKKKKLPSDSGDLEVMEGKEKERENAVHTEANQSTGRNVAAGQPMKRGQKSKMKKMKEKYKDQDEEDRELIMKLLASAGSNKEEKGKKGKKGKGKDEPVMKQPQKPRGGQRALDVVKKEPPSLQVLTQDIHDLAVDDPHDDKEEHDLDQQGNEENLFDSLTGQPHPEDVLMFAIPICAPYTTMTNYKYKVKLTPGVQKKGKAAKTALNSFMHSKEATAREKDLFRSVKDTDLSRNIPGKVKVSAPNLLHVKRK; encoded by the exons ATGCAGATAAAACCAGCTGAAGACATACTCAC GTATGAAGAATTTCatcctttcttgttttctcaaCATTTACAATGTCCATATATAGAATTTGAATCATTTGACAAG GAAAAACAAGCACTGAAGAAACTAGATAATGTTCGAAAGGATCATGAAACCAGATTAGAAGCTCTTCAGCAGGCTCAG GAAATAGACAAACTGAAAGGAGAGCTCATAGAGATGAACCTGCAGATAGTCGACAGAGCCATTCAGGTAGTCCGAAGTGCATTAGCCAACCAGATAGACTGGACGGAAATTGGCCTGATTGTGAAAGAAGCACAAGCTCAAGGAGACCCTGTTGCAAGTGCAATCAAAGAACTGAAACTGCAAACAAACCATGTTACAATGCTGCTGCG aaatccATACTTGTTATCAGAGGAGGAAGATGGTGACGGTGACGCCAGTGTGGAGAGCAGTGACGCTGAGCCaccaaaagggaagaagaagaagagcaagcagcagccgcagaagctgcagagaaacaagcCGCTGCTTGTCGATGTGGACCTCAGCCTGTCAGCCTATGCCAATGCCAAAAA atattaTGATCATAAGAGGTATGCTGCTAAGAAAACACAGAGGACTGTTGAAGCTGCTGAGAAG GCATTTAAatcagcagaaaagaaaacaaaacaaaccttaaaagaAGTACAAACAGTTACTTCTATCCAGAAGGCAAGAAAAGTGTATTGGT TTGAGAAATTTCTGTGGTTCATTAGCTCAGAGAACTATCTAATTATAGGTGGTCGAGATCAGCAACAGAATGAGATCATTGTGAAAAGATACTTGACACCAG GAGATATTTATGTACATGCTGATCTTCATGGAGCTACCAGCTGTGTGATTAAGAATCCAACAG GAGAACCCATCCCTCCACGGACTCTGACTGAGGCGGGCACAATGGCACTTTGCTATAGTGCTGCTTGGGATGCTCGAGTTATCACTAGTGCTTGGTGGGTGTACCATCATCAG GTGTCTAAAACAGCACCAACAGGAGAATATTTGACAACAGGAAGCTTCATGATAAGAG GAAAAAAGAATTTCCTTCCTCCGTCGTATCTAATGATGGGGTTTAGCTTCCTTTTTAAG GTAGATGAGTCTTGCGTCTGGAGACATCGAGGTGAACGAAAAGTCAGAACACAGGATGAAGACATGGAGACACTGACAAGCTGCACAAGTGAACTTGTgtcagaagagatggagcagCTAG AAGGGGGTGACAGCAGTGAAGACGATAAAGAGGGATTACATGAAACTCCTGTAGAAGTAGAACTTGTGACTCAGGGCGATCAAGAGGTTGCTGTTCAGAGTGGCAGAGATGAATTAAGTGAGGAATTAATACAGGAGGAAAGTTCTGAAGATGGAGAATCCAAAGAAGTCACGAAAGACGAAGAGCCCGTTGGTGAGATGAAGGGTGAGGAGGAAGACATGCTCGATTATCCTGACACCACCATTGACTTGTCCCACCTTCAGTCCCAGAG GCCTCTGCAGAAACTGGCTACAAGAGAAGAATCTTCTAATGCA AGTGACAGTAAATCACATAGCCGGAGACATTTGTCAGCCAAGGAAAGAAG agaaatgaaaaagaaaaagcttccaAGTGACTCAGGGGATTTAGAAgtgatggaaggaaaggagaaagaaagagaaaatgctgtGCACACGGAAGCTAACCAGAGCACAGGCAGAAATGTTGCAGCTGGACAGCCAATGAAAAGAGGACAAAAG agtaaaatgaaaaaaatgaaggaaaaatacaaagaccAGGATGAAGAAGATCGTGAACTTATTATGAAATTGCTAGCA TCTGCAGGttcaaacaaagaagaaaaagggaagaaggggaagaaaggaaaagggaaagacgaGCCTGTGATGAAGCAGCCACAGAAGCCCAGGGGGGGACAGCGGGCTCTCGATGTTGTTAAGAAGGAGCCACCGTCCCTTCAGGTTCTGACTCAGGACATACACGACTTGGCTGTAGATGATCCACATGATGACAAG GAAGAACATGATCTGGATCAGCAGGGAAACGAG gAAAATCTGTTTGATTCTTTGACAGGGCAGCCACATCCTGAAGATGTACTAATGTTTGCTATTCCAATCTGTGCCCCTTACACCACCATGACAAATTATAA atacaAAGTGAAACTTACTCCTGGAGttcagaaaaagggaaaag CTGCAAAGACGGCTTTGAATAGTTTCATGCATTCCAAAGAAGcaacagcaagagaaaaagacTTATTCCGCAGTGTGAAG gacaCAGATTTATCAAGAAACATTCCTGGCAAAGTGAAAGTATCTGCACCTAATCTTCTTCATGTAAAGAGAAAATAG